A region of bacterium DNA encodes the following proteins:
- a CDS encoding 4Fe-4S dicluster domain-containing protein, translating into MVMDLNKCLGCQTCTVACKKLWNRDTGADYAYWNSVETLPGQGYPSRWQETGGRDASGAVKRGEVPNLETGYGRAWKFDQKAVVNSDSKRGDVWLRPEGAPKWGPNWDEDRGAGNYPQDNHYFYLPRICNHCTHPACLDACPREAIQKREEDGIVLVDQDRCHGYRFCVEACPYKKVYFDTERQVANKCIFCMPRVEEGVAPACARQCPGRLRFVGYLDDEKGPIHKLVRQWKVALPLHPEYGLEPNVFYVPPMSPSAMDANGRPTGEPRIPTKTLEGLFGPRVREALATVEAERAKRKRGEPSELMDILIAYDWNESFQLGAGGAAWPDEGKA; encoded by the coding sequence ATGGTGATGGACCTGAACAAATGCCTGGGGTGTCAGACCTGCACGGTCGCCTGCAAGAAGCTCTGGAATCGCGATACCGGCGCTGACTACGCCTACTGGAACAGCGTCGAAACCTTGCCGGGACAGGGCTATCCAAGTCGCTGGCAGGAAACCGGTGGTCGCGATGCGAGTGGCGCGGTCAAGCGCGGCGAGGTTCCGAATCTCGAAACGGGCTACGGACGGGCGTGGAAGTTCGATCAGAAGGCCGTGGTCAATTCTGATTCCAAACGCGGAGATGTCTGGTTGCGACCGGAGGGTGCGCCGAAGTGGGGGCCGAACTGGGACGAAGATCGTGGAGCTGGAAACTATCCCCAGGACAACCACTATTTCTACCTTCCCCGCATCTGCAATCACTGCACTCATCCGGCCTGTCTCGATGCCTGTCCGCGCGAGGCGATCCAGAAGCGCGAAGAGGACGGCATCGTGCTGGTCGATCAGGACCGCTGCCACGGCTACCGCTTCTGCGTCGAAGCTTGTCCCTACAAGAAGGTCTATTTCGACACCGAACGACAGGTCGCAAACAAGTGCATCTTCTGCATGCCCCGCGTGGAAGAGGGAGTGGCACCGGCCTGTGCGCGTCAGTGTCCGGGAAGATTGCGCTTCGTCGGCTACCTGGACGACGAAAAGGGTCCGATCCACAAGCTAGTCCGGCAGTGGAAGGTCGCCTTACCGTTGCATCCCGAGTACGGGCTCGAGCCCAATGTCTTCTACGTTCCACCCATGAGCCCGAGTGCCATGGACGCCAACGGCCGGCCGACCGGTGAACCGCGTATCCCTACGAAGACGCTCGAGGGATTGTTCGGACCCCGTGTGCGAGAAGCGCTGGCCACCGTCGAAGCCGAACGAGCCAAGCGCAAGCGCGGCGAGCCGAGTGAGTTGATGGACATCTTGATCGCTTACGACTGGAACGAGAGCTTCCAACTCGGCGCGGGTGGGGCGGCCTGGCCGGACGAGGGGAAAGCCTGA
- a CDS encoding GFA family protein yields MKGGRLEGSCLCGQIGYASDGPIGPLGNCHCPTCRKAHGAAFSTTARVPREGFRWIRGEDLLASYESSPGKRRFFCPRCGSQLVATRDDASEIILRLGSLDTDPGSKPVVHIWTELKAPWYEIDAKLPTLLKGVPDAEESESSAQ; encoded by the coding sequence TTGAAAGGCGGGCGACTCGAAGGCAGCTGCCTGTGTGGCCAGATTGGCTACGCCTCCGATGGCCCGATCGGTCCGCTCGGGAACTGCCACTGCCCGACCTGTCGCAAGGCTCATGGTGCCGCATTCTCGACGACCGCGCGGGTTCCACGGGAGGGATTTCGCTGGATACGAGGTGAAGACCTGCTCGCATCCTACGAGTCGTCTCCGGGCAAGCGGCGCTTCTTCTGTCCGCGCTGCGGCTCGCAACTCGTGGCGACCCGGGACGATGCTTCGGAGATCATCCTTCGCCTTGGCAGTCTCGATACGGATCCGGGATCGAAACCCGTCGTGCACATCTGGACAGAACTCAAAGCTCCCTGGTACGAGATCGACGCAAAGCTGCCGACCCTGCTCAAGGGCGTTCCTGACGCCGAAGAGAGCGAGTCATCGGCGCAATGA
- a CDS encoding DUF2961 domain-containing protein has translation MDLGSGSLANLARMRRYRRGRLSSWDRTGGNADNIRLKGGETRELGEISGAGCVKHIWVTMMTFPTEPHDLCRAILRMYWDGESTPSIEVPLGDFFGVGFGLRRNFCSLPLQMSPQDGKSMNCWFPMPFAEGARFEVEYQGENLLIFYYYIDYESYDEIDDDLARFHAIWTRSNPSAGTSVQRSYTRSDYGYSDERPVGAGFGLMGPWRDGNLTGEQNYTILDVRGRGHYVGCVMNIDVFERQVNDWYGEGDDMIFIDDEPWPPRLHGTGTEDYFNTAFCPKQEFSAPYHGITVYSGDEAWPWGGKNSMYRFHVEDPIAFEKSIRVTIETGHDNALANDYSSTAYWYQSGRSEPLPPLLAVEQRLPREDPS, from the coding sequence ATGGATCTGGGATCTGGTTCGCTCGCCAATCTTGCGCGGATGCGGCGCTATCGCCGCGGTCGCCTGTCTTCCTGGGATCGCACCGGAGGAAACGCCGACAATATCCGCTTGAAGGGTGGGGAGACACGCGAACTGGGAGAGATCTCCGGTGCGGGATGCGTCAAGCACATCTGGGTAACGATGATGACCTTCCCCACGGAACCCCATGATCTGTGCCGCGCAATTCTGCGCATGTACTGGGACGGAGAGAGTACGCCGAGTATCGAGGTGCCACTGGGTGACTTCTTTGGCGTAGGTTTCGGGCTGCGCCGCAATTTCTGTTCGCTTCCACTACAGATGAGTCCTCAGGACGGAAAGTCGATGAACTGCTGGTTCCCGATGCCGTTTGCAGAAGGCGCGCGTTTCGAAGTCGAGTACCAGGGCGAGAACCTGCTGATCTTCTACTACTACATCGACTACGAATCCTACGACGAGATCGACGACGATCTTGCGCGTTTTCACGCCATCTGGACGCGTTCCAATCCGAGTGCGGGCACTTCGGTTCAGAGGAGCTACACGCGCAGCGACTACGGCTATAGTGATGAACGCCCGGTCGGTGCGGGCTTCGGACTGATGGGTCCCTGGCGCGACGGCAATCTGACGGGTGAGCAGAACTACACGATCCTCGACGTGCGCGGACGCGGGCATTACGTCGGCTGTGTCATGAACATCGACGTATTCGAACGACAGGTCAACGACTGGTACGGCGAGGGCGATGACATGATCTTCATCGACGATGAACCCTGGCCGCCCCGCCTGCACGGGACCGGAACCGAGGACTACTTCAACACCGCTTTTTGTCCGAAACAGGAATTTAGCGCCCCCTACCACGGCATCACCGTGTACAGCGGCGACGAAGCCTGGCCCTGGGGCGGCAAAAACTCGATGTACCGTTTTCACGTGGAAGACCCGATCGCGTTCGAAAAATCGATTCGTGTGACGATCGAGACCGGCCACGACAACGCGCTGGCCAATGACTACTCGAGCACTGCGTACTGGTATCAATCCGGGCGCAGCGAACCGTTACCGCCGCTACTGGCGGTCGAGCAGCGTCTACCGCGCGAGGATCCTAGTTGA
- a CDS encoding cation diffusion facilitator family transporter, which translates to MAGGGNPVRAIFFALLANFGIALAKSVAAFYTASSAMLAEAIHSFADTGNQLLLLLGLRHAQKPPDEEHPLGYGKVTYFWSFIVALLLFSIGGLFSLYEGWHKLHEPEPISQAWIALLVLGVSIALESVSMAGCMREVNAIRGSMSVWRWLKSSRSSELVVVFGEDFAALLGLVVAFSFVALAAITGNPVYDAYGSLAIGALLVLVAAFIGSLVAKLLIGRSADPEVTAAISKGIADDPQILEVFNVITLQVGSQFMLAAKVRLDSSLPLGEAVRHINALEARLKAEVPGLGWSFMEMDSSD; encoded by the coding sequence ATGGCGGGTGGTGGGAACCCGGTTCGCGCGATCTTCTTCGCGTTGCTCGCGAACTTCGGAATCGCGTTGGCCAAATCGGTCGCAGCCTTCTACACGGCCTCAAGCGCAATGCTGGCAGAGGCCATCCATTCCTTTGCCGATACCGGCAACCAGCTTCTTCTGCTTCTAGGCTTGCGGCACGCCCAGAAACCACCCGATGAAGAGCACCCTCTGGGTTACGGCAAGGTCACCTACTTCTGGAGCTTCATCGTTGCGCTCTTGCTGTTCAGCATAGGTGGCTTGTTTTCTCTATACGAAGGCTGGCACAAGCTGCACGAACCGGAGCCGATCTCGCAGGCCTGGATCGCACTTCTGGTACTCGGCGTATCGATCGCGTTGGAATCCGTGAGCATGGCCGGTTGCATGCGCGAAGTGAACGCGATCCGCGGATCGATGAGTGTGTGGCGCTGGCTGAAATCTTCGCGCAGTTCGGAACTGGTCGTGGTCTTCGGCGAAGACTTCGCGGCGCTGCTCGGTCTGGTCGTCGCTTTCAGTTTCGTGGCTCTGGCCGCCATCACCGGCAATCCCGTCTACGATGCGTACGGCTCGCTAGCGATCGGCGCCTTGCTGGTGCTGGTCGCCGCCTTCATCGGATCCCTGGTCGCCAAACTTCTGATCGGTCGCTCGGCCGACCCCGAAGTCACAGCGGCCATCTCGAAGGGAATTGCTGACGATCCGCAGATCCTCGAAGTCTTCAACGTGATCACACTCCAGGTCGGTTCGCAGTTCATGCTGGCCGCCAAGGTGCGACTCGACAGCTCGCTTCCACTGGGCGAAGCCGTACGTCACATCAACGCGCTGGAAGCGAGGCTGAAGGCGGAGGTGCCGGGGCTCGGCTGGTCGTTCATGGAAATGGACAGCAGCGATTGA
- a CDS encoding ketopantoate reductase family protein, whose protein sequence is MIEQDDIQEPYRPRRIAVVGAGPMGASFAALVSPHCPTVLVVRDESRARQIRSDGIALEGALEARGHPDVVASIADLADIHPIDLVFIATKTTAIQAVCESLRPHLAELPFLISYQNGIESGRTIMQLLGTPRVLRMVLRYGAVLEDPDAKSGPLRVRVGLHKPPHFIGGEGESLSFARKLAPWIDSTGLPIRFTEDIEREAWLKGIENAAGNPVSALLRASLGELLEAPARGLVERLLEEGVAVARAAGLSIERGYIEKVLQVMAHGGTHLPSMAQDVLAGRATELTQLNEQIARRGRELGIATPAHDAIVDLIGTFDWRVARRA, encoded by the coding sequence GTGATAGAGCAAGACGATATTCAGGAACCCTATCGGCCCAGACGGATTGCCGTCGTCGGTGCCGGTCCCATGGGTGCGTCTTTTGCGGCTCTCGTGAGTCCGCACTGTCCCACGGTGCTGGTGGTTCGGGATGAATCCCGGGCCAGGCAGATTCGCAGCGACGGTATCGCGCTCGAGGGGGCCCTCGAAGCCCGGGGACACCCGGACGTCGTCGCTTCAATTGCCGATCTGGCGGACATCCATCCGATCGATCTCGTGTTCATCGCGACCAAGACCACGGCGATTCAGGCGGTGTGCGAGAGCTTGCGTCCGCATCTCGCGGAGTTGCCGTTTCTGATCTCGTATCAGAACGGTATCGAGTCGGGGCGTACGATCATGCAGCTATTGGGCACGCCGCGCGTGTTGCGGATGGTGTTGCGCTACGGCGCCGTACTCGAGGATCCCGACGCGAAAAGCGGTCCTTTGCGCGTGCGCGTCGGTCTGCACAAGCCGCCGCACTTCATCGGCGGCGAAGGGGAGAGCCTGAGCTTCGCGCGCAAGCTCGCTCCCTGGATCGATTCGACCGGACTCCCGATCCGCTTCACCGAAGACATCGAGCGCGAAGCCTGGCTCAAGGGTATCGAGAACGCCGCAGGCAATCCCGTATCAGCGCTCCTGCGCGCCTCGCTCGGAGAATTGCTCGAAGCGCCGGCGCGCGGATTGGTCGAACGCCTGCTCGAAGAGGGCGTGGCCGTGGCGCGTGCGGCGGGTCTCTCGATCGAAAGGGGCTATATCGAAAAGGTATTGCAAGTGATGGCCCACGGCGGGACGCACCTGCCGAGCATGGCCCAGGACGTACTCGCGGGCCGAGCGACCGAACTCACCCAGTTGAACGAACAGATCGCACGTCGAGGTCGAGAACTCGGCATAGCCACGCCCGCCCACGATGCGATCGTCGATCTGATCGGCACATTCGACTGGCGTGTGGCGCGACGGGCTTGA
- a CDS encoding acyl-CoA/acyl-ACP dehydrogenase, with protein sequence MLRDLARSFLDEHLPIDRLRTLVASDPEEVYERGEPTQWDEGLWKQIVELGWTGLAVSEADGGVGFSLAGIAGLVEEVGRHALPSPLVATLNASFALRTSETKEASVWLGRIADGASASLAISDASGSWELADCGVSAREQGDQLVLDGSACFVQDAFKADVLLTSARLGERLVLCVVSKDASGVTLERDQIHDLTRDQASVQFQDVRVSAQDVISRDGLAALRAAWPAILVVVSADLCGTNEWQLQTTVEYAKNRKQFDHQLGFFQAVKHPLVNAMVSIDRARSLLYNAACCVDIGADSAESAARMAKSAASDAGAFISDRSVQLHGGIGFTWECDVHLFFKRSMHNQALYGDGVHQRRKLAVDLIGPIAS encoded by the coding sequence ATGTTGCGAGACCTGGCGCGCAGTTTTCTCGACGAGCATCTACCGATCGACAGACTGCGCACACTGGTGGCCAGCGACCCGGAAGAAGTCTACGAGAGGGGTGAGCCCACACAGTGGGACGAAGGCCTCTGGAAACAGATCGTCGAACTCGGTTGGACAGGGCTGGCCGTTTCCGAGGCCGACGGTGGCGTGGGTTTCTCGCTCGCCGGTATCGCGGGCCTGGTCGAGGAAGTCGGCCGGCACGCGCTTCCATCTCCGTTGGTTGCGACGTTGAACGCGAGCTTCGCATTGCGCACTTCGGAAACCAAAGAGGCGAGCGTCTGGCTCGGCCGGATCGCCGATGGGGCAAGCGCATCACTGGCTATCAGCGACGCGTCGGGCAGCTGGGAATTGGCCGATTGTGGCGTCAGCGCGCGCGAACAAGGCGATCAACTCGTGCTCGACGGCAGCGCTTGTTTCGTGCAGGACGCTTTCAAGGCCGATGTGCTGCTGACCAGTGCACGTCTCGGAGAGCGTCTGGTTCTGTGCGTCGTTTCGAAAGATGCATCAGGCGTGACGCTGGAACGCGATCAGATTCACGACCTGACCCGCGATCAGGCGAGCGTCCAGTTTCAAGACGTGCGCGTCTCCGCGCAAGACGTGATCAGCCGCGACGGGCTTGCCGCTCTTCGCGCCGCCTGGCCGGCCATCCTGGTGGTCGTGAGTGCCGATCTCTGCGGTACCAACGAGTGGCAGTTGCAGACGACCGTCGAGTACGCGAAGAACCGCAAGCAATTCGATCATCAGCTCGGTTTCTTTCAGGCGGTGAAGCACCCGCTCGTCAATGCCATGGTCTCGATCGATCGAGCCCGCTCGCTTCTGTACAACGCAGCGTGTTGCGTCGATATCGGAGCCGATAGCGCCGAATCAGCGGCGCGCATGGCCAAGAGCGCCGCCTCGGATGCGGGCGCATTCATCTCAGATCGCTCGGTGCAGCTACACGGCGGTATCGGCTTCACCTGGGAATGCGACGTCCATCTCTTCTTCAAGCGCAGCATGCACAATCAGGCGCTCTACGGTGACGGCGTGCACCAGCGGCGCAAGCTCGCCGTAGATTTGATCGGGCCCATCGCAAGCTGA